Proteins from a genomic interval of Paraburkholderia sp. FT54:
- a CDS encoding LysR substrate-binding domain-containing protein produces the protein MRIPPLKAIVAFESVARTKSVNRAADELGLTPSAVSHQIANLESMVGRPLFTRLGRGLVLTPTGQQYLADVTGSLADLSRATERASSQSGVEILRIHSSPSFGLMWLLPRLASFQEANGDIQLNLACSYEDVSFTSGYYDVDVRHGYAHWTDGEIKTLRHEFIAPLASEEYLRKFPVRTPEDLLDRRLIFSETPLVQWKQWFGKFGVAESRKSYDFAFDRSYMSLEAAALGHGIALESTMLASVHLKRGSLVPVFDRTYAVEVGAHHLVYPSQNADLPRVAKFLAWVEQEINRDAV, from the coding sequence ATGCGCATCCCTCCACTAAAAGCCATCGTCGCGTTCGAGAGTGTCGCCCGCACAAAGAGCGTCAACCGGGCGGCTGACGAATTAGGATTAACGCCATCGGCGGTCAGCCATCAAATTGCCAATCTCGAATCAATGGTCGGAAGACCCTTGTTCACGAGACTGGGGCGCGGACTAGTGCTGACGCCTACGGGTCAGCAATATCTGGCTGATGTCACCGGATCGCTCGCTGATCTGAGCCGCGCAACGGAGCGCGCATCGAGCCAGTCGGGCGTGGAGATTCTTCGCATTCATTCGAGCCCCAGCTTCGGGCTGATGTGGTTGCTGCCGCGCCTCGCTTCCTTCCAGGAAGCGAACGGCGACATTCAGTTGAATCTGGCGTGTTCATACGAGGATGTGTCATTCACGTCCGGCTACTATGACGTCGATGTACGGCATGGCTACGCGCATTGGACCGACGGCGAGATCAAAACGCTTCGCCATGAATTCATCGCGCCTCTTGCCTCGGAGGAGTACCTGAGAAAATTTCCGGTGCGCACCCCCGAGGACCTGCTCGACCGTCGCCTGATCTTCTCGGAGACGCCTCTCGTGCAGTGGAAGCAATGGTTCGGCAAGTTCGGCGTCGCGGAGTCGCGCAAGTCATACGATTTCGCGTTCGACCGCTCGTACATGTCGCTCGAGGCCGCGGCATTGGGACACGGCATCGCGCTCGAAAGCACGATGCTCGCATCGGTCCATCTGAAACGGGGTTCGCTCGTACCGGTCTTCGATCGCACGTATGCGGTGGAGGTCGGAGCCCATCACCTCGTTTACCCTTCCCAGAACGCGGATTTGCCGCGCGTGGCCAAATTCCTGGCCTGGGTCGAGCAGGAGATCAACCGTGACGCCGTATAG
- a CDS encoding MFS transporter, whose product MKTKATAPSMTGDVTSLADPASFESKTYAKVGRRLIPFLMLCYLGAYLDRVNVGFAKLQMLNDLRFSETVYGFGAGIFFLGYFLFEVPSNLMLHKVGARNWLARIMLTWAVISASFVFVKSPTTFYVLRFLLGVAEAGFAPGVILYLTYWFPAARRAKALSLFFMAIPLAGILGGPLSGFILHAFHGVQGLAGWKWLFILEAAPSLILGVAILLYLDNGIAVAKWLTDAEKALLARNVANDNAHKVAHVSIRSFIGDRRLWLMAAIYFCVVLGQYGLTFWLPTIIRKSGVADPLWVGIFTAIPYLCAIIVLPLVGASADRHRERRLHLAIPMLVSAAGFATLPMLGGIGASLVCVSVAAAGILASSSQFWSLPTALLGGMSAAAGIAAVNCFANLAGFFSPAIVGWLNDLTGKSTAGLIFISVAVVIGAGLVFLVPAKTVNR is encoded by the coding sequence ATGAAAACGAAGGCCACCGCGCCGTCAATGACGGGCGATGTCACATCGCTCGCCGATCCGGCGAGTTTCGAATCAAAAACGTATGCCAAGGTCGGACGGCGCTTGATACCGTTTCTGATGCTGTGCTATCTGGGCGCTTATCTCGATCGTGTCAACGTGGGCTTCGCGAAACTGCAGATGCTCAACGACCTGCGATTCAGCGAAACCGTGTACGGATTCGGCGCCGGTATTTTCTTCCTCGGTTATTTCCTCTTCGAGGTACCGAGCAATCTCATGTTGCACAAGGTGGGCGCACGAAACTGGCTCGCCCGCATCATGCTGACGTGGGCCGTGATCTCGGCCTCCTTTGTCTTCGTCAAGTCGCCCACCACCTTCTATGTTCTGCGCTTTCTATTGGGCGTGGCCGAGGCGGGATTCGCACCGGGCGTTATCCTGTACCTGACCTACTGGTTTCCCGCAGCGCGGCGCGCAAAGGCACTGTCCCTCTTCTTCATGGCGATTCCCCTCGCAGGGATACTTGGCGGACCGCTCTCCGGTTTCATCCTGCATGCGTTCCACGGCGTACAGGGGTTGGCGGGCTGGAAGTGGCTGTTCATCCTCGAGGCGGCGCCATCGCTGATCCTGGGTGTCGCCATCCTGCTCTACCTCGACAATGGCATCGCCGTCGCGAAGTGGCTCACTGATGCGGAAAAAGCGCTCCTCGCACGCAACGTGGCGAACGACAACGCCCACAAGGTCGCCCATGTATCGATCAGGTCTTTCATCGGCGATCGTCGTTTGTGGTTGATGGCCGCCATCTACTTTTGCGTCGTGCTCGGTCAATATGGGCTGACGTTCTGGCTGCCGACGATCATCCGCAAGTCGGGCGTCGCCGACCCTCTGTGGGTCGGTATCTTCACGGCCATTCCTTACCTGTGCGCCATCATTGTGCTTCCGCTGGTAGGCGCAAGCGCTGACCGCCACCGCGAACGGCGTCTGCATCTTGCGATCCCGATGCTCGTATCGGCGGCCGGCTTTGCCACGCTTCCGATGCTGGGTGGAATCGGCGCGTCGCTGGTGTGCGTCAGCGTGGCCGCCGCCGGCATCCTAGCTTCGTCGTCGCAGTTCTGGTCACTGCCGACCGCGCTCCTTGGCGGCATGTCCGCAGCGGCGGGCATCGCCGCGGTGAACTGCTTCGCCAATCTCGCAGGCTTCTTCTCGCCGGCCATTGTCGGCTGGTTGAACGACCTGACCGGCAAGTCGACGGCCGGGCTCATCTTTATCTCCGTCGCTGTCGTCATCGGTGCCGGGCTTGTTTTCCTCGTGCCGGCCAAAACTGTCAATCGCTGA
- a CDS encoding ISAs1 family transposase: MRKEVAALVEAFADLPDPRVTGRCDHDLLDIVVLALCAVMSGAEGWDDIEDWGVERQAWLRQYLKLRNGIPGHDTIRRVFEALSPAAFESRFVEWVQGVCGAVDGRVIAIDGKALRGSRSVARGTGALHLVSAYAAEMGLTLGQQPCEAKSNEIEAIKELLPVLALEGAVVTIDAMGCQTAIARQIVEGGGDYVLAVKDNQPTLATALREFSACLNQPGYPPRPCDTHETVDKGHGRFETRRCTAVDDLAWLDAIELRARWPNLRSVACIESQRETHGQVQTETRYVISSLPAHAQRILYVARTHWAIENGLHWCLDVTFSEDASQIRLRNAALNFSFLRRLAINLFRTDSSRALSLPKKRKVAAWNPDYLAQVLNLQKI; the protein is encoded by the coding sequence ATGCGCAAGGAAGTGGCTGCGCTGGTGGAGGCGTTCGCGGACCTGCCGGACCCGCGGGTAACGGGACGGTGCGACCACGATCTGCTGGATATCGTGGTGCTGGCACTGTGCGCGGTGATGTCAGGCGCCGAAGGCTGGGACGACATTGAAGACTGGGGTGTGGAGCGCCAGGCGTGGCTGCGCCAGTATCTGAAGTTGCGCAACGGTATTCCAGGTCACGACACGATCCGGCGGGTCTTTGAGGCGCTGTCGCCTGCGGCGTTCGAAAGCCGGTTTGTCGAATGGGTCCAGGGCGTGTGTGGTGCGGTTGATGGACGGGTGATTGCCATTGATGGCAAGGCGCTACGCGGCTCACGTTCGGTGGCGCGTGGTACCGGTGCGCTGCATCTGGTGTCGGCATACGCGGCCGAGATGGGTCTGACGCTGGGGCAGCAGCCGTGCGAGGCCAAATCCAACGAGATTGAGGCGATCAAGGAATTGCTGCCGGTTCTGGCGCTCGAAGGCGCAGTGGTCACGATCGATGCGATGGGCTGCCAAACCGCAATCGCCCGCCAGATTGTGGAAGGCGGCGGCGATTACGTGCTCGCCGTCAAAGACAACCAGCCGACGCTGGCCACGGCGCTGCGCGAGTTCTCCGCCTGCCTGAATCAACCCGGTTATCCGCCGCGGCCATGCGATACCCACGAAACCGTCGACAAGGGCCATGGCCGATTCGAGACGCGCCGCTGCACGGCGGTGGATGATCTCGCATGGCTCGACGCCATCGAGTTGCGTGCACGCTGGCCGAACCTGCGCTCGGTGGCGTGCATCGAGTCGCAGCGCGAGACGCACGGCCAGGTCCAGACTGAGACGCGCTACGTGATCAGTTCGCTGCCAGCCCACGCCCAGCGCATTCTGTATGTCGCTCGCACCCACTGGGCTATCGAAAATGGCCTGCACTGGTGCCTGGATGTCACCTTCAGTGAGGACGCCAGCCAGATCCGGCTACGCAACGCCGCGCTGAATTTCTCCTTCCTGCGCCGACTCGCTATCAATCTGTTCCGCACCGATTCCAGCCGCGCACTCAGCCTGCCAAAGAAGCGTAAGGTCGCCGCCTGGAATCCCGACTATCTTGCACAGGTCTTGAATCTACAGAAAATTTGA
- a CDS encoding SDR family NAD(P)-dependent oxidoreductase, protein MLLDSKVVIVTGAASPRGIGKATAKALAAQGARVVILDLKKEDAESAARDLGEGHLGLACDVTDKAACVAAARAVTEKYGRVDGLINNAGITQPLKTMDIGAENFDAVIDVNLRGTLYMSQAVIPQMRKQKSGSIICMSSVSAQRGGGIFGGPHYSAAKAGVLGLARAMARELGADNIRVNSITPGLIQTDITGDKLTTEMRADIIKGIPLGRLGDAADVANACLFLSSDLSAYLTGITLDVNGGMLIH, encoded by the coding sequence ATGTTGCTCGACAGCAAAGTGGTAATCGTCACGGGTGCAGCTTCGCCGCGGGGTATCGGCAAGGCAACCGCAAAAGCACTGGCTGCGCAAGGCGCACGAGTGGTGATTCTGGACCTTAAAAAGGAAGACGCTGAAAGCGCTGCGCGCGATCTCGGCGAAGGACACCTTGGCCTCGCCTGCGATGTGACCGACAAGGCAGCATGCGTGGCTGCCGCCAGGGCGGTCACCGAGAAGTACGGCCGTGTTGATGGCCTTATCAACAACGCAGGCATCACCCAGCCTTTGAAGACGATGGACATCGGAGCCGAGAACTTCGATGCGGTCATCGACGTGAACCTGCGCGGCACGCTCTACATGTCGCAAGCGGTCATACCGCAGATGAGAAAGCAAAAAAGCGGCAGCATCATCTGCATGTCATCCGTTTCCGCGCAACGCGGCGGCGGCATCTTCGGCGGTCCTCACTACAGCGCCGCGAAAGCGGGCGTACTTGGCCTCGCTCGTGCCATGGCGCGCGAACTCGGGGCGGACAACATCCGCGTCAACTCGATCACACCGGGCCTCATCCAGACCGACATCACCGGCGACAAGCTCACGACAGAGATGCGCGCCGACATCATCAAGGGCATTCCGCTCGGCCGGCTCGGCGATGCCGCCGACGTCGCGAACGCCTGCCTGTTCCTATCGAGCGACCTGTCGGCGTATCTCACCGGCATCACGCTCGACGTCAACGGCGGCATGCTGATTCACTAA